The Mixophyes fleayi isolate aMixFle1 chromosome 1, aMixFle1.hap1, whole genome shotgun sequence genome includes a region encoding these proteins:
- the DGCR6 gene encoding protein DGCR6 produces the protein MAAYLGMYEEPSDITQQQERHYYLLSELQSLVKDLSSSCQQRLSHTILSDLALALIDGTVFEIVQGLLEIQHLTEKNLYNQRVKLHAEHKALKQDLLRRHKDAQQSCKAHNVHVLRTSQQRELESLKQRIREEQRMMDEKIVLELDQKVIDQQSTLEKAGVSGFYVTTNPQELTLQMNLLELIRKLQQKESMTSKMFS, from the exons ATGGCCGCTTACCTAGGGATGTACGAGGAGCCGAGTGATAtcacacagcagcaggagaggcaCTACTATCTCCTGTCTGAGCTGCAGAGCCTGGTCAAAGATCTGTCCAG CTCCTGTCAGCAGCGATTGTCTCACACCATTCTCAGTGATCTGGCCCTGGCACTCATTGATGGCACAGTCTTTGAAATCGTCCAAGGGTTGTTGGAAATCCAGCACTTGACAGAAAAAAACCTGTACAACCAGCGTGTAAAGCTGCATGCAGAACACAAAG CATTGAAACAGGATCTCCTCAGGAGGCATAAAGACGCTCAGCAGTCATGCAAAGCACACAATGTACATGTACTCAGAACCAGCCAGCAGAGGGAGCTAGAA TCCCTGAAACAAAGAATCAGAGAAGAACAGCGAATGATGGATGAAAAAATAGTTCTAGAATTAGACCAGAAAGTTATAGACCAGCAAAGCACCTTAGAGAAAGCTGGTGTTTCTGGTTTCTATGTCACAACTAATCCCCAG GAGCTGACATTACAGATGAATTTGTTGGAGCTAATCCGCAAGTTACAACAAAAGGAGTCTATGACAAGCAAAATGTTTTCCTAA